One region of Edaphobacter bradus genomic DNA includes:
- a CDS encoding NAD(P)-dependent oxidoreductase — MANLGFIGLGVMGGQMVDRLLSKGHTVTGFNRTQSKAEWLVKKGMKLAQSPREVAEAADVVFAMVTNGPALKGIAEGPDGLLAGISAGKIFVDISTVGPDLSREIAEKVRARGADMLDAPVSGSVITLQEGQLSVMVGGRAETFERVKPILLDIGPKVTHVGCNGLALSMKIAHNLSLAVQMLAFSEGVLLAEKSGIKREVAVDVLTHSAIASPMVKYRGPFVLQQPEEAWFDVNMMQKDMLLALELGRQLDVPLPTTAVSNEFLTAARGMNWAKLDFAVMFDVLAQMSGIHTGVGK, encoded by the coding sequence ATGGCAAACCTCGGCTTTATCGGTCTCGGAGTGATGGGCGGCCAGATGGTAGACAGGCTGCTGAGTAAGGGGCACACAGTGACCGGCTTCAACCGCACGCAGTCCAAGGCGGAGTGGTTAGTCAAGAAGGGGATGAAGTTGGCACAGTCCCCCCGAGAAGTAGCCGAAGCAGCCGATGTTGTCTTTGCCATGGTCACTAACGGACCGGCGCTCAAGGGGATTGCGGAAGGCCCGGATGGATTGTTGGCTGGCATCAGCGCCGGCAAAATCTTCGTCGACATTAGCACCGTCGGCCCGGACCTGAGCCGCGAAATTGCCGAAAAGGTCCGCGCTCGCGGTGCCGACATGCTGGATGCGCCCGTCTCCGGAAGCGTCATCACGTTGCAGGAAGGGCAGCTTTCCGTGATGGTGGGCGGAAGGGCAGAGACCTTCGAGCGCGTTAAGCCAATACTGCTGGACATTGGCCCCAAGGTGACCCACGTTGGCTGCAATGGACTCGCGCTCTCAATGAAGATCGCCCACAACCTGAGCCTTGCGGTACAGATGCTGGCCTTCTCCGAAGGCGTGCTTCTGGCAGAGAAGAGCGGCATCAAGCGTGAAGTCGCCGTCGATGTGCTGACGCATAGCGCCATCGCTTCTCCCATGGTCAAGTACCGGGGCCCGTTCGTCCTGCAGCAGCCGGAAGAGGCCTGGTTCGACGTGAACATGATGCAGAAGGACATGCTGCTGGCGCTGGAACTCGGCCGTCAGTTGGACGTACCGCTGCCCACCACCGCCGTGAGCAACGAATTTCTTACAGCTGCCCGAGGCATGAACTGGGCCAAGCTGGACTTCGCAGTGATGTTTGATGTTCTCGCGCAAATGTCCGGAATCCACACAGGAGTTGGAAAATGA
- a CDS encoding FadR/GntR family transcriptional regulator: MNRPAHGILYSVPTITSLPAGTSRGVSMYKAVRASRLYEQIVQQIEESIREGKLKPGDQLPAERELALEFGVSRTAVREAVKTLSEKGLVEAYSGRGTFVTSGKSQSMRHSLDSFMKSGDLENLTYVAEMREILEPEFTALAATRIEEQQLAMMREAVAIMDRSMKDPDAYIEADLDFHLALAEAAGNPLILSLLDSIVGVLREQRIGIFAVKGGPQRGQVHHKLILEAIEQRDAAKARKAMRTHLQQVHQDSAASSTIGGESRMEHPPSKRKA, translated from the coding sequence ATGAACCGTCCCGCCCATGGCATCCTGTATAGTGTTCCGACCATCACCAGCCTTCCAGCTGGGACGTCGAGAGGGGTGTCTATGTATAAAGCGGTTCGAGCTTCAAGGCTTTACGAGCAGATCGTGCAACAGATCGAGGAATCCATTCGGGAAGGCAAGTTGAAGCCGGGCGACCAGTTGCCGGCCGAACGCGAACTGGCCCTGGAGTTTGGCGTGAGCCGCACGGCAGTTCGCGAGGCTGTTAAGACCCTGAGCGAGAAGGGACTCGTGGAGGCCTACTCCGGCCGGGGCACGTTTGTCACATCCGGAAAATCCCAGTCCATGCGCCATTCGCTCGACTCATTCATGAAGAGCGGCGACCTTGAAAACCTCACCTACGTCGCGGAGATGCGCGAGATTCTGGAGCCCGAGTTCACCGCTCTCGCCGCCACGCGTATTGAAGAGCAGCAGCTGGCCATGATGCGAGAAGCCGTAGCCATAATGGATCGCAGCATGAAGGACCCTGATGCTTATATTGAAGCCGATCTCGACTTCCATCTCGCATTGGCGGAGGCGGCAGGCAATCCGCTCATCCTCTCTCTGCTGGATTCCATCGTGGGCGTATTGCGTGAGCAGCGCATCGGCATCTTTGCCGTGAAGGGCGGACCGCAGCGCGGTCAGGTTCATCACAAACTCATCCTGGAAGCAATCGAGCAGCGGGATGCAGCCAAGGCACGCAAGGCTATGCGTACCCACTTGCAGCAAGTCCACCAGGATTCGGCTGCCTCTTCAACCATAGGCGGCGAGTCCCGAATGGAACACCCTCCTTCAAAACGAAAGGCGTAA
- a CDS encoding NAD-dependent succinate-semialdehyde dehydrogenase — MAIASVNPATGEVLKTYESLTDEELEAKLELAARTFVTYRNTSFAYRAERMLKAAEILEQEKESLGRMMSLEMGKPIQSAIDEAVKSAWACRYYAEHAERFLADEAVETSASHSYIRYQPLGPVLAVMPWNYPFWQVVRFVAPALMAGNVGLLKHASNVPQSALAVEDVFLRAGFAEGVFQTLLVGASKVDKILDDPRIVAATLTGSEGAGIQVGISAAKRIKKVVLELGGSDPYIVMSSANFDEAVATAVKARVANNGQSCIAAKRFIVEESIGDRFEQEFVRRMEALNVGDPLDPKTELGPLATTDAVEDMQRDVQKSIEAGARLLTGGKPLPGKGNFYPPTVLTNVPRNSPAYSEEFFGPVASIFRVKNADEAIRIANDTRFGLGASVWTQDRAERDRFIYGLEAGMVFINKMVASDPRVPFGGVKQSGFGRELGPFGIREFTNIKTVWIEK, encoded by the coding sequence ATGGCTATTGCAAGCGTCAATCCGGCTACCGGGGAAGTGCTGAAGACCTACGAGTCGCTCACCGATGAGGAACTGGAGGCAAAGCTCGAGCTGGCAGCCCGGACCTTCGTCACCTACCGGAATACCAGCTTTGCATACCGCGCGGAGCGGATGCTGAAGGCGGCAGAGATCCTCGAGCAGGAAAAGGAAAGTCTCGGCCGCATGATGAGTCTGGAGATGGGCAAGCCCATCCAGTCCGCAATCGATGAGGCTGTTAAGTCAGCCTGGGCCTGCCGCTATTACGCCGAGCACGCCGAACGATTCCTGGCAGACGAGGCCGTCGAGACGAGCGCCAGCCACAGCTATATCCGCTACCAGCCGCTAGGGCCGGTTCTCGCCGTCATGCCGTGGAACTACCCTTTCTGGCAGGTAGTGCGCTTTGTCGCCCCGGCACTCATGGCCGGCAATGTTGGCCTTCTCAAGCACGCGTCCAACGTCCCTCAGAGTGCGCTGGCGGTGGAAGACGTCTTTCTTCGCGCCGGGTTCGCTGAAGGAGTCTTTCAGACTTTGCTGGTTGGCGCCTCGAAAGTGGACAAAATTCTGGATGATCCACGCATCGTCGCCGCCACGCTCACAGGCAGTGAAGGGGCGGGCATCCAGGTTGGCATCTCCGCGGCGAAACGCATCAAGAAAGTCGTTTTGGAGCTGGGCGGAAGCGATCCGTATATTGTGATGAGCAGCGCCAACTTCGACGAGGCTGTAGCCACGGCGGTGAAGGCGCGGGTCGCGAACAATGGCCAGTCGTGCATCGCCGCCAAGCGCTTCATCGTGGAAGAGTCCATCGGCGACAGGTTCGAGCAGGAGTTCGTAAGGCGCATGGAAGCGCTGAACGTCGGCGATCCTCTCGATCCGAAGACCGAACTCGGCCCTCTTGCCACGACGGACGCTGTCGAAGACATGCAGCGCGATGTGCAGAAGTCCATCGAAGCTGGCGCGCGTCTGCTCACCGGGGGCAAGCCTCTACCGGGGAAGGGCAACTTTTATCCGCCAACTGTCCTGACGAATGTTCCCAGAAATTCGCCCGCCTACAGTGAAGAGTTCTTCGGCCCGGTCGCTTCCATCTTTCGCGTCAAGAATGCCGATGAGGCCATCCGCATCGCCAACGACACGCGCTTCGGGCTGGGCGCCAGCGTGTGGACACAAGATCGCGCCGAGCGAGACCGCTTCATCTACGGGCTTGAAGCCGGGATGGTCTTCATCAACAAAATGGTGGCCTCTGACCCGCGAGTGCCTTTTGGCGGAGTCAAGCAGTCTGGATTCGGCCGCGAACTTGGGCCGTTTGGCATTCGGGAGTTTACGAACATCAAGACGGTATGGATCGAGAAATAG
- a CDS encoding TonB-dependent receptor, translated as MNFKTIGRIARTIQGVAATLVVPVFCVSLCVYVSAQTNTGRILGAVTDPSGATVPGATVTITDVQRGTARSLTTTLAGEYVAPDLIPGMYKVRVEAKGFKSSERADVQVAVASDSQIDFALETGQTSETVTVSGQVPLINTTSSSLGGTLTNKEINDLPLNGRNYENLLQLRPGVVRYPGGGFSTTSANGLRAEDNAYIVDGLFNSEPFSGQSIINGAGIAGDSATILPVDAIQEFTLIENPSAEYGWKPGAMVNVALKSGTNALHGTAYAFGRDTPLDARNYFNTVSSGEKNPRNLEQFGGTVGGPILRDRLFFFGGYEGQKYSVSSISQLSTPATVSLGGDPLNSVPDAIAGVQKAGFTPSPASVKIAGCKLGPPITCDGSGFPANDGKNSAGPTSINYGLPNDVSSNNAVAKIDFQVNQRHLVNGLYFFGNNNGTVSDANQLQQAWLTQIHTRAQVVGLSWTWILSPQMLNEARFGFNRLYQPTFPNDHDTPASAYGLNTGVTNPLYGGLPRINISDFYIFPQELGGFNWPKVQGPDDRFQFIDHVSYTVGKHAVKFGGELHRDSFTGGGYGGVRGRIKFGFGTDAFPGATSLEDFFAGVPASGSLLTGDPTRNIHNWGVAGFVQDDWRVTKNLTLNLGLRYELNTVVKEEHNLLGNFDPQRGLVQVGKGLDAPYNGDHTSFAPRLGFAWDITGNGRTVVRGGGGLIYETLNWESFLALNNSFGISTIPTGALGVGPGGSAGTGSIAVGTVNFPGSSLNWNAGYNSGPSTVFPTGTINCGANPCSILGMEQNLRTPEVFSWNLTVQHAFTPNLTLETAYVGSHGTKLVGIHDINQNVPALDTAGDEQSGRPFNAKFPFLSFIYQMGNIYKSNYNGLQMTFTGRDYHHLTFVAGYTFSHSLDDVGANWDFGAGSGLPQDGNHPEREYSHSDFDIRHRFTLSASYAIPGRKSFAQLLEGWQVNSIVSLYGAQPWGPIDAGNDLSHTGEGVDRWDFFGNPKDFKSGANPIPYLAGSDAVNDPVCAAHARSLESLASAGCYKLRGSVMTPPAPGTFGLMGRNTFRDSGFKNWDFSLDKNWKFRERFGAQFRGELFNILNHPNFANPFGGQNGWGHNDPSVPGNGGFGCGCATPDVAASNPIIGSGGSRAVQLGLKLSF; from the coding sequence ATGAACTTTAAGACAATTGGCCGTATAGCAAGAACGATCCAAGGTGTAGCTGCGACCCTCGTGGTCCCGGTCTTCTGTGTGTCCCTTTGCGTGTACGTGAGCGCCCAGACCAATACGGGCCGCATCCTTGGCGCCGTGACCGATCCATCGGGAGCCACGGTTCCCGGGGCGACTGTCACCATCACGGATGTGCAGCGGGGAACGGCGCGCTCCCTGACGACGACACTCGCGGGTGAGTACGTTGCCCCGGATCTCATCCCAGGCATGTATAAAGTGCGGGTCGAGGCCAAGGGCTTCAAGTCAAGCGAGCGGGCCGATGTTCAGGTGGCGGTCGCGTCCGACTCCCAGATCGATTTTGCGCTGGAGACGGGGCAAACCTCGGAGACGGTCACGGTTAGCGGACAGGTCCCGCTCATCAACACGACCTCCTCCAGTCTCGGCGGGACGCTGACCAACAAAGAGATCAACGACCTTCCGCTGAATGGCCGCAACTACGAGAACCTGCTGCAGCTGCGGCCCGGCGTGGTGCGCTATCCCGGTGGCGGATTCTCAACCACCAGCGCCAACGGATTGCGCGCTGAGGACAACGCCTACATCGTGGATGGCCTCTTCAACAGCGAGCCCTTCTCCGGGCAGAGCATCATCAACGGAGCAGGCATCGCCGGCGACTCCGCCACGATTCTGCCGGTTGACGCTATTCAGGAGTTCACGCTAATTGAGAATCCTTCAGCGGAGTATGGCTGGAAGCCCGGCGCCATGGTGAACGTGGCGCTCAAGTCCGGAACCAACGCCCTGCATGGCACGGCCTATGCCTTTGGCCGCGACACCCCGCTCGATGCGCGCAACTACTTCAACACCGTGTCCTCCGGTGAAAAGAACCCCCGCAACCTGGAGCAGTTTGGCGGGACAGTGGGTGGGCCCATCCTGAGAGATAGGCTGTTCTTCTTTGGAGGATACGAAGGCCAGAAGTACTCTGTGTCCAGCATCAGCCAGCTATCGACACCGGCGACGGTGTCGCTGGGTGGTGACCCGCTGAATAGTGTTCCAGATGCTATTGCCGGAGTTCAGAAAGCGGGTTTTACGCCCAGCCCGGCCAGTGTGAAGATTGCCGGCTGTAAACTCGGGCCGCCAATCACCTGCGACGGAAGCGGCTTCCCTGCGAATGACGGCAAGAACTCTGCCGGCCCCACGAGTATTAACTACGGGCTCCCCAACGACGTAAGTAGCAACAATGCGGTAGCCAAGATCGACTTCCAAGTCAATCAGCGACACTTGGTGAACGGTCTATATTTCTTCGGCAACAATAACGGCACTGTTTCCGATGCAAACCAGTTGCAGCAGGCTTGGCTAACGCAGATTCATACCCGCGCCCAGGTTGTGGGACTTAGCTGGACCTGGATTCTAAGTCCGCAGATGTTGAATGAAGCCCGGTTCGGGTTCAACAGACTTTACCAACCCACCTTCCCGAATGACCACGATACTCCGGCGTCAGCCTATGGGTTGAACACTGGCGTGACCAATCCCCTCTATGGTGGATTGCCCCGGATCAACATCTCCGACTTTTACATCTTTCCACAGGAACTGGGAGGGTTTAACTGGCCGAAGGTGCAAGGGCCGGATGACCGCTTCCAATTTATCGACCATGTCTCGTACACCGTGGGCAAACACGCTGTGAAGTTCGGCGGAGAGCTACACCGCGACAGCTTCACAGGTGGTGGCTATGGCGGTGTGCGCGGCCGTATCAAGTTTGGCTTCGGAACGGATGCGTTCCCTGGGGCTACTTCGCTCGAGGACTTCTTTGCGGGAGTCCCGGCATCAGGCAGTCTGCTTACTGGCGACCCAACAAGGAACATTCACAACTGGGGGGTTGCGGGCTTCGTGCAAGACGATTGGCGGGTCACCAAGAACCTCACCCTCAACCTGGGCCTGCGCTATGAGTTGAACACCGTAGTGAAGGAGGAACACAATCTGCTGGGAAACTTCGATCCGCAGCGCGGGCTGGTGCAGGTCGGAAAGGGCCTCGACGCGCCTTATAACGGCGATCACACCAGCTTCGCTCCGCGCCTGGGCTTTGCGTGGGACATCACCGGCAACGGAAGGACCGTGGTGCGCGGCGGCGGCGGCCTCATCTATGAGACGCTGAACTGGGAGTCCTTTCTGGCTCTGAACAACTCTTTCGGCATCAGCACAATCCCGACTGGAGCGCTGGGGGTTGGTCCAGGAGGATCGGCTGGGACCGGATCGATTGCCGTCGGCACAGTCAACTTTCCCGGGTCGAGCCTGAACTGGAACGCTGGCTACAACTCCGGCCCGTCTACGGTCTTCCCCACCGGCACCATCAACTGCGGCGCCAATCCCTGCAGCATACTGGGCATGGAGCAGAACCTCCGCACGCCTGAGGTCTTCAGCTGGAATCTGACCGTTCAGCATGCCTTCACACCGAACCTGACTCTTGAAACGGCATATGTTGGATCGCACGGCACGAAGCTGGTCGGCATCCACGACATCAACCAGAATGTGCCGGCGCTGGATACGGCGGGAGATGAGCAGTCGGGCCGGCCCTTCAATGCCAAGTTCCCCTTCCTGAGCTTCATCTACCAGATGGGCAACATCTACAAGTCCAATTACAACGGCCTGCAGATGACTTTTACCGGGCGAGATTATCACCACTTGACCTTTGTTGCCGGATATACCTTTTCGCATTCGCTGGACGACGTAGGCGCAAACTGGGACTTCGGTGCGGGAAGCGGTCTGCCGCAAGACGGCAATCATCCGGAGCGGGAATACTCGCATAGCGACTTCGATATTCGCCACCGCTTCACGCTATCCGCCTCGTACGCGATTCCTGGAAGAAAGTCCTTCGCACAGCTACTTGAGGGTTGGCAGGTAAACTCGATCGTCAGCCTCTACGGTGCGCAGCCTTGGGGACCGATCGATGCAGGCAATGACCTGAGCCATACAGGAGAGGGTGTCGATCGCTGGGACTTCTTCGGGAACCCGAAAGACTTCAAGTCGGGTGCCAATCCAATTCCATATCTGGCAGGCAGCGATGCAGTGAACGATCCGGTCTGCGCTGCGCATGCGAGATCGCTGGAGTCGCTCGCGTCGGCAGGATGCTACAAGTTGCGCGGATCGGTGATGACTCCACCTGCGCCCGGCACCTTCGGCCTGATGGGCCGCAATACCTTCCGCGACTCCGGCTTCAAGAACTGGGACTTCTCGCTGGATAAGAACTGGAAGTTCCGCGAGCGCTTCGGTGCACAGTTCCGCGGAGAATTGTTCAACATCCTCAACCATCCAAACTTCGCCAACCCATTCGGTGGACAGAACGGCTGGGGACACAACGACCCCTCAGTCCCCGGAAACGGTGGCTTCGGATGTGGATGCGCCACACCCGACGTCGCTGCTTCAAACCCGATTATCGGCTCAGGCGGCAGCCGCGCAGTGCAATTGGGCCTCAAGCTCTCGTTCTAG
- a CDS encoding alpha/beta hydrolase family protein, with amino-acid sequence MCSFAQEHKERTLDEIKVEAVHRAEVGGYPLIGLDPADVREAFKSIHTSDKDEWANGFIGVADRYMAEGKAKERTDPKKADADYIRAWHLYSFGRWPVESSPMKKVAYAKAIDAFLTHARSMDPPLEVVHIPFEGKEIVGYLRLPKGATGPVPMVIAVNGLDSRKEDLTESFSAILPYGIGYIAVDGPGTGQSPIKASPTADRMLSSVIDYLGTRPEVDKTRIAMHGVSWGAYWGTKMAVLEKARLKGVSVQSPPTDLFFQKDFVLNSLLGNREYLFDQIPAIMGIFDNATTLDQVVDEFSKMSLVNQHLLGKPTTSMLILAGTHDTQVPISDVYKLMDSGDVPKDAWINPQGGHLGRQVGVWPDPRIFKQVILPWLARDLDVKPLDDKR; translated from the coding sequence ATGTGCTCATTTGCTCAGGAGCACAAGGAAAGAACCCTGGACGAGATCAAAGTGGAGGCCGTGCATCGCGCTGAGGTTGGGGGTTATCCGCTCATCGGCCTGGATCCCGCCGACGTGCGCGAGGCCTTCAAGTCCATTCACACTTCTGACAAGGACGAGTGGGCGAACGGCTTTATCGGAGTTGCAGATCGCTACATGGCAGAAGGCAAGGCCAAAGAAAGGACTGACCCCAAGAAGGCTGACGCGGACTACATTCGCGCGTGGCATCTCTACTCCTTCGGGCGTTGGCCAGTGGAGTCGTCGCCAATGAAAAAAGTCGCCTATGCCAAGGCTATCGATGCTTTTCTGACGCATGCGCGCTCGATGGACCCACCCCTTGAGGTGGTCCACATTCCGTTCGAAGGCAAAGAGATCGTCGGCTATCTACGCCTTCCCAAAGGGGCCACCGGGCCGGTGCCGATGGTGATAGCGGTAAATGGACTCGATAGCCGCAAGGAGGATTTGACAGAGAGCTTTTCCGCGATCCTGCCATATGGCATCGGCTACATTGCGGTGGACGGGCCGGGAACCGGGCAGTCGCCGATTAAAGCCAGTCCGACCGCCGATCGCATGTTGTCGAGTGTGATCGATTACCTCGGCACCCGACCAGAGGTAGACAAGACACGCATTGCGATGCACGGCGTGAGCTGGGGAGCTTACTGGGGGACGAAGATGGCCGTCCTCGAGAAGGCGCGGCTGAAGGGCGTGAGTGTCCAGTCGCCGCCGACCGACCTCTTCTTCCAAAAAGATTTCGTGTTGAACTCGCTGCTTGGGAATCGCGAGTATCTCTTTGACCAAATCCCAGCCATCATGGGCATCTTTGACAACGCGACAACGCTGGACCAAGTGGTAGATGAGTTCTCGAAGATGTCGCTGGTGAATCAGCATCTTCTGGGCAAGCCAACCACGTCCATGCTTATTCTCGCCGGTACGCACGACACCCAGGTGCCGATCTCCGACGTCTACAAGCTGATGGACAGCGGCGATGTTCCGAAGGATGCCTGGATCAATCCGCAGGGCGGTCACCTGGGCCGACAGGTGGGAGTGTGGCCCGATCCTCGCATCTTCAAGCAGGTCATTCTTCCCTGGCTAGCTCGAGATCTCGATGTCAAACCCCTGGATGACAAGCGCTGA
- a CDS encoding VOC family protein, which translates to MLTNRYRTSLLTGLAIVLLISSPLFAQDAGPARPKITGISHVGYFVSDLPRAIAFWHEFLGFDESYTLTKKDNNDTGIAFIKINDHQHIELFNEPPTHPPNMMSHLCFTVDDIEAMRTYLRSKGFDVQPGNGGKTRTGDYAFEIKDPDGMLVEFVQSLPDGMEARAAGKFEPATRISTQIYHLGFLVGNSEKSMDFYGKILGFQETWRGGANPKELSWINMRVPDGTDYVEFMLYRKLPDTFGTKNHISLLVPDVAKSVAILEARPAFKTYGKELTVNTGVNQKRQVNIYDPDGTRVELMEANTVTGKPTPSSTAPPPQASHD; encoded by the coding sequence ATGCTCACCAACCGTTACCGCACCTCGCTCCTGACTGGTTTAGCGATCGTGCTGCTGATCTCCTCTCCACTCTTCGCACAGGACGCAGGTCCCGCACGCCCTAAGATCACCGGCATCTCTCATGTTGGTTACTTTGTGTCGGACCTTCCCAGGGCTATCGCGTTCTGGCACGAGTTCCTTGGCTTCGATGAGTCGTACACGCTTACCAAGAAGGACAACAACGATACTGGCATAGCCTTCATCAAGATCAACGACCATCAACACATCGAGCTCTTCAATGAACCGCCGACTCATCCTCCCAACATGATGAGTCATCTCTGCTTCACCGTCGACGACATCGAAGCGATGCGGACTTATCTTCGTTCCAAGGGCTTCGATGTTCAGCCCGGCAATGGCGGCAAGACCCGCACCGGCGACTATGCCTTCGAGATCAAGGACCCGGACGGAATGCTGGTTGAGTTCGTACAGAGTCTTCCCGACGGCATGGAAGCCAGAGCGGCAGGCAAGTTCGAGCCTGCAACCCGCATCTCGACCCAGATCTATCACCTGGGTTTCCTCGTCGGAAACAGCGAGAAGTCCATGGACTTCTATGGCAAGATTCTCGGCTTCCAGGAGACCTGGCGCGGAGGAGCGAATCCCAAGGAACTGAGCTGGATCAACATGCGCGTTCCCGACGGCACCGACTACGTGGAGTTCATGCTCTACCGCAAGCTGCCCGACACGTTCGGCACCAAGAACCACATCTCACTCCTGGTGCCCGACGTCGCCAAGTCGGTCGCGATACTTGAGGCCCGCCCAGCGTTCAAGACCTATGGCAAAGAACTCACCGTTAACACCGGTGTCAACCAGAAACGCCAGGTCAACATCTACGATCCCGACGGGACGCGCGTCGAGTTGATGGAGGCGAACACCGTCACGGGCAAGCCGACTCCGTCCTCAACTGCTCCTCCGCCGCAAGCGTCGCATGACTAA